Proteins from one Pseudomonas bijieensis genomic window:
- the msuE gene encoding FMN reductase: protein MSKQFKVVAVSGSVQHPSRTLVLLQALVERLGQQLPIELRLIELAKVGPQFAGVLRREALPAAVQDDLQAIESADLLIAASPVYRASYTGLFKHLFDFVHHEALKNVPVLLAATGGSDRHALIIDHQLRPLFGFFQALSLPVGVYASETDFTHYRISSPQVLERIERAVESALLSLVPSARRDASAA from the coding sequence ATGAGCAAGCAATTCAAAGTGGTGGCGGTGTCAGGCAGCGTGCAGCACCCGTCACGCACACTGGTCCTGCTCCAGGCGTTGGTGGAGCGGCTCGGGCAGCAACTGCCGATCGAGCTGCGCTTGATCGAGCTGGCCAAGGTCGGTCCACAGTTCGCCGGGGTGTTGCGTCGCGAGGCGTTGCCGGCTGCCGTGCAGGATGATTTGCAGGCCATTGAATCGGCCGATTTGCTGATTGCCGCCAGCCCTGTCTATCGGGCCTCGTACACCGGCCTGTTCAAGCATCTGTTCGATTTCGTTCATCACGAAGCCCTCAAGAACGTGCCGGTGCTGTTGGCCGCGACGGGGGGCTCGGATCGCCATGCCTTGATCATCGATCACCAGTTGCGGCCGCTGTTTGGCTTTTTCCAGGCCCTCAGCCTGCCGGTGGGGGTCTATGCCAGCGAAACCGATTTCACTCACTACCGGATCTCCAGCCCACAGGTGCTGGAGCGTATCGAGCGCGCCGTCGAGTCGGCGTTGCTAAGCCTGGTCCCGAGCGCCCGACGCGACGCCAGCGCCGCTTGA
- the sfnG gene encoding dimethylsulfone monooxygenase SfnG: MSQDTIKFAYWVPNVSGGLVVSKIEQRTDWGIDYNRKLAQIAEAAGFDYALSQVRFTAGYGAEYQHESVAFSHALLAATTRLKVIAAVLPGPWTPSVLAKQIATIDQLTGGRVAVNIVSGWFKGEFTAIGEPWLEHDERYRRSEEFITALKGIWTTDNFTFRGDFYRFHDYTLKPKPLQQHPEIFQGGSSRAARDMAARVSDWYFTNGNTVEGIKAQVDDIQAKAAANNHKVKVGVNAFVIARDTEEEARAVLAQIIDQADPEAVNAFGDAAKQAGKSSPEGEGNWAKSSFEDLVQYNDGFKTNLIGTPQQIAERIVALKAVGVDLVLAGFLHFQEEVEYFGRKVLPLVRELEQRKAAAKTAAVA; encoded by the coding sequence ATGAGCCAGGACACGATCAAATTTGCCTACTGGGTGCCCAACGTCAGCGGCGGGCTGGTGGTCAGCAAAATCGAGCAGCGCACCGACTGGGGCATCGACTACAACCGCAAGCTGGCCCAGATCGCTGAAGCGGCCGGTTTCGACTACGCCTTGTCCCAGGTACGCTTTACCGCCGGTTACGGCGCCGAATACCAGCATGAGTCCGTGGCGTTCAGTCATGCCTTGCTGGCCGCCACCACGCGGCTGAAAGTCATTGCGGCGGTGTTGCCGGGACCATGGACGCCGTCGGTGTTGGCCAAGCAGATCGCAACCATCGATCAGCTGACCGGCGGCCGGGTCGCGGTCAACATCGTTTCGGGCTGGTTCAAGGGCGAGTTCACGGCCATTGGCGAGCCGTGGCTGGAGCACGATGAGCGCTATCGCCGTTCCGAAGAGTTCATCACCGCGCTCAAGGGTATCTGGACCACCGACAACTTTACCTTTCGCGGTGACTTCTACCGCTTCCATGACTACACCCTCAAGCCAAAGCCGTTGCAGCAGCACCCGGAAATCTTCCAGGGCGGTAGCTCACGTGCCGCCCGGGACATGGCAGCCCGTGTCTCCGACTGGTATTTCACCAATGGCAATACCGTTGAAGGGATCAAGGCCCAGGTCGACGACATCCAGGCCAAGGCCGCGGCCAATAACCACAAGGTCAAGGTCGGAGTGAACGCGTTCGTCATCGCCCGCGACACCGAAGAGGAGGCGCGTGCGGTCCTTGCCCAGATCATCGACCAGGCCGACCCCGAAGCGGTCAATGCCTTCGGCGATGCGGCGAAACAAGCCGGCAAGTCCAGCCCGGAAGGTGAAGGCAACTGGGCCAAGTCCAGCTTCGAGGACCTGGTGCAGTACAACGACGGCTTCAAGACCAACCTGATCGGCACGCCGCAGCAGATCGCCGAACGCATCGTCGCGCTCAAGGCCGTGGGGGTTGATCTGGTGCTCGCAGGTTTCCTGCATTTTCAGGAAGAAGTCGAGTATTTCGGCCGCAAGGTCCTGCCGCTGGTGCGTGAGCTGGAGCAGCGCAAAGCGGCAGCCAAAACGGCGGCAGTCGCTTAG